Proteins encoded in a region of the Mycolicibacterium chitae genome:
- the nrdF gene encoding class 1b ribonucleoside-diphosphate reductase subunit beta: MKLIDRVSAINWNRVQDEKDAEVWDRLTGNFWLPEKVPVSNDIPSWGTLTDHEKQLTMRVFTGLTMLDTIQGTVGAVSLIPDALTPHEEAVYTNIAFMESVHAKSYSQIFSTLCSTAEIDDAFRWSEENQNLQRKAEIVLRYYNGDEPLKRKVASTLLESFLFYSGFYLPMYWSSRAKLTNTADMIRLIIRDEAVHGYYIGYKYQKGLAMQDAAAQQELKDYTYELLFELYDNEVEYTQDLYDEVGLTEDVKKFLRYNANKALMNLGYEALFPRDETDVNPAILSALSPNADENHDFFSGSGSSYVIGKAVVTEDDDWDF; this comes from the coding sequence ATGAAGCTGATCGATCGGGTTTCGGCCATCAACTGGAACCGGGTGCAAGACGAGAAGGATGCCGAGGTCTGGGACCGCCTGACGGGTAACTTCTGGCTGCCGGAGAAGGTGCCGGTGTCCAACGACATCCCGTCGTGGGGCACGCTGACCGACCACGAGAAGCAACTCACCATGCGGGTCTTCACCGGCCTGACCATGCTGGACACCATCCAGGGCACGGTCGGCGCGGTCAGCCTGATCCCGGATGCGCTGACCCCGCACGAGGAGGCGGTGTACACCAACATCGCGTTCATGGAGTCGGTGCACGCCAAGAGCTACAGCCAGATCTTCTCCACGCTGTGCTCCACCGCCGAGATCGACGACGCGTTCCGCTGGTCGGAGGAGAACCAGAACCTGCAGCGCAAGGCCGAGATCGTGCTGCGGTACTACAACGGCGACGAGCCGCTCAAGCGCAAGGTGGCCTCCACGCTGCTCGAGAGCTTCCTGTTCTACTCGGGCTTCTACTTGCCGATGTACTGGAGCAGCCGGGCCAAGCTCACCAACACCGCCGACATGATCCGGCTGATCATCCGCGACGAGGCCGTGCACGGGTACTACATCGGCTACAAGTACCAAAAAGGTCTGGCCATGCAGGACGCCGCCGCCCAGCAGGAGCTCAAGGACTACACCTACGAGCTGCTGTTCGAGCTCTACGACAACGAGGTCGAGTACACCCAGGACCTCTACGACGAGGTCGGGCTCACCGAGGACGTCAAGAAGTTCCTGCGCTACAACGCCAACAAGGCGCTGATGAACCTCGGCTACGAGGCCCTGTTCCCGCGCGACGAGACCGACGTCAACCCGGCGATCCTGTCGGCGCTGAGCCCCAACGCCGACGAGAACCACGACTTCTTCTCCGGGTCGGGCAGCTCGTATGTCATCGGCAAGGCCGTCGTCACCGAGGACGACGACTGGGACTTCTGA
- a CDS encoding TetR/AcrR family transcriptional regulator codes for MRVPRPKPKPGGETTAGPKVDARSERWREHRKQVRAQIVDAAFRAIDQRGPEVSVREIAEEAGTAKPKIYRHFTDKADLFQAIGERLRDMLWAEIFPVINLTTDSASEVIKRSIEQYVYLVDEHPNVVRFVLQGRFPEQAEATMRAVNEGREITLAMAELFNNELREMELDRQAMELAAFATFGTAASSTDWWLGPSPDSPRRMPRDRFIEHLATIMMGAIIGTTALLGVKIDPDLPIHQAVPRDEASG; via the coding sequence GTGCGCGTGCCTCGACCCAAGCCGAAGCCGGGCGGTGAGACCACCGCCGGGCCGAAGGTCGACGCCCGCAGCGAGCGCTGGCGCGAGCACCGCAAGCAGGTTCGGGCGCAGATCGTGGACGCGGCCTTCCGGGCGATCGACCAACGCGGCCCGGAGGTCAGCGTGCGTGAGATCGCCGAGGAGGCCGGCACCGCCAAGCCGAAGATCTACCGGCACTTCACCGACAAGGCGGATCTGTTCCAGGCCATCGGTGAACGGCTGCGCGACATGCTGTGGGCCGAGATCTTCCCGGTGATCAACCTGACCACCGACTCGGCCAGCGAGGTCATCAAGCGCAGCATCGAGCAGTACGTGTACCTGGTGGACGAGCACCCCAACGTGGTCCGATTCGTGCTGCAGGGCCGTTTCCCGGAGCAGGCCGAGGCCACCATGCGGGCGGTCAACGAGGGCCGTGAGATCACGCTGGCGATGGCCGAGCTGTTCAACAACGAGTTGCGCGAGATGGAGCTCGACCGGCAGGCGATGGAGCTCGCGGCGTTCGCGACCTTCGGGACCGCCGCGTCCTCGACGGATTGGTGGCTGGGCCCGAGTCCGGACAGTCCCCGGCGGATGCCTCGCGACAGGTTCATCGAGCATCTCGCCACCATCATGATGGGCGCGATCATCGGCACGACGGCGCTGTTGGGCGTCAAAATCGATCCTGACCTGCCCATTCACCAGGCCGTCCCGCGCGACGAGGCCAGCGGGTAG
- a CDS encoding VOC family protein, with translation MEQRISLITLGVDDLARSREFFEAGLGWTPAQAPEGVVFYQLPGIALALFGRDDLADDAGQVVDGRFSGISIAINERTDADVDATMARVQAAGATIVKPAHKTHWGGYSGYFADLDGHVWEVAHNPFWTINDDGSVTI, from the coding sequence ATGGAGCAACGCATCAGCCTGATCACCCTCGGCGTCGACGACCTGGCCAGATCCCGCGAGTTCTTCGAGGCCGGGTTGGGCTGGACCCCCGCGCAGGCCCCGGAAGGCGTGGTCTTCTACCAACTGCCCGGGATCGCGCTCGCGTTGTTCGGCCGCGACGATCTTGCCGACGATGCCGGACAGGTGGTCGACGGCCGGTTCAGCGGCATCAGCATCGCCATCAACGAACGCACCGACGCCGACGTCGACGCCACAATGGCCAGGGTGCAGGCGGCCGGCGCGACGATCGTCAAACCCGCACACAAGACCCACTGGGGCGGCTACTCGGGGTACTTCGCCGATCTCGACGGTCACGTGTGGGAAGTGGCGCACAACCCGTTCTGGACCATCAATGACGATGGGTCCGTGACGATCTGA
- a CDS encoding flavin-containing monooxygenase, with protein MTDANAPVHTRALIIGTGFSGIGMAIALQQQGVDFLLLEKADEIGGTWRDNTYPGCACDIPSHMYSFSFEPKPDWTHMWSFQPEIQDYLLGVTRKYGLRRYIHFDAHVDRAVWDDEELRWHVFTTGGAEYVAQFLISGAGGLHIPFIPEFEGLDEFGGAAFHSARWDHDVDLTGKRVAVIGTGASAIQIVPEIVREVAELQLYQRTPAWVMPRPNNPIPPALRRIFSYVPGTRAALRAGIYWVHEGVGFAMTKAPRLLKIGELLGKWNIRRHIKDPQLRRKLTPDYRAGCKRILNSDTYYRGIADPRTTVITDGISRFTADGIVTADGTERPVDVVVFATGFHVTDSYTYVDIKGPGGEDLVDRWNREGLSALRGITVADMPNLFFLLGPNTALGHNSVVFMIESQIRYVAQAIAATDKAGAAGLAPTRAAAERYNARLQDDLAGTVFNTGGCRSWYMDAHGVNRTLWSGMTWQYWLATRSLDLDEYRLIPSN; from the coding sequence ATGACCGACGCCAACGCGCCCGTGCACACCCGCGCTCTGATCATCGGCACCGGATTCTCCGGCATCGGAATGGCCATCGCCCTCCAGCAGCAGGGGGTGGATTTCCTCCTGCTCGAGAAGGCCGACGAGATCGGTGGCACCTGGCGGGACAACACCTATCCGGGCTGCGCCTGCGACATCCCGTCGCACATGTACTCGTTCTCCTTCGAACCGAAGCCCGACTGGACGCACATGTGGTCGTTCCAGCCCGAGATCCAGGACTATCTGCTCGGCGTCACCCGCAAGTACGGGCTGCGCCGCTACATCCACTTCGACGCGCACGTAGACCGGGCGGTGTGGGACGACGAGGAACTGCGCTGGCACGTATTCACCACCGGCGGTGCCGAATACGTGGCGCAGTTCCTCATCTCCGGCGCCGGCGGACTGCACATCCCGTTCATCCCGGAGTTCGAGGGTCTCGACGAATTCGGCGGCGCGGCTTTTCATTCCGCGCGCTGGGACCACGACGTCGACCTCACCGGCAAGCGGGTCGCGGTGATCGGCACCGGGGCCAGCGCCATCCAGATCGTGCCCGAGATCGTCCGCGAGGTCGCCGAACTGCAGCTCTACCAGCGCACACCGGCCTGGGTGATGCCGCGGCCCAACAACCCGATCCCACCGGCGCTGCGCCGGATCTTCTCCTATGTGCCCGGCACCCGGGCGGCCCTGCGTGCCGGCATCTACTGGGTCCACGAGGGCGTCGGGTTCGCGATGACCAAAGCTCCGCGGCTGCTGAAAATCGGTGAGCTGCTGGGCAAGTGGAACATCCGCCGCCACATCAAGGACCCGCAGCTGCGCCGCAAGCTCACCCCCGACTATCGGGCCGGCTGTAAGCGGATCCTCAACTCCGACACCTACTATCGCGGCATCGCCGATCCCAGGACCACCGTGATCACCGACGGGATCAGCCGCTTCACCGCCGACGGCATCGTCACCGCCGACGGCACCGAGCGGCCGGTGGACGTCGTGGTGTTCGCCACCGGCTTCCACGTCACCGACTCCTACACCTACGTCGACATCAAGGGGCCCGGCGGGGAGGATCTGGTGGACCGCTGGAACCGGGAGGGGCTCTCGGCGCTGCGCGGCATCACCGTGGCCGACATGCCCAATCTGTTCTTCCTGCTCGGGCCCAACACCGCGCTGGGGCACAACTCGGTGGTCTTCATGATCGAGTCGCAGATCCGCTACGTCGCCCAGGCGATCGCGGCCACCGACAAGGCCGGGGCGGCCGGGCTGGCGCCGACGCGCGCCGCCGCCGAGCGCTACAACGCCCGGTTGCAGGACGACCTGGCCGGCACGGTGTTCAACACCGGCGGGTGCCGCAGCTGGTACATGGACGCCCACGGCGTCAACCGGACGCTGTGGAGCGGCATGACCTGGCAGTACTGGTTGGCGACGCGGTCGTTGGACCTCGACGAATACCGGTTGATCCCGTCGAACTGA
- a CDS encoding NAD(P)/FAD-dependent oxidoreductase, with translation MTQRFDVAISGGGPAGSAAAWQAAQAGARVIVLDKADFPRDKPCGDGLTARAVSYLQRMGLATEVSKFHRIDRVTVFSPSRWELSFPKRPGMPSHGHTVSRSELDMLLLKHAEAAGVTVRQSAEVAGPEVDARGRVAGVVLKSGEKILADAVIAADGAYSPIKRAMKIDSHYNGYSAIAIRSEMHAERPDTDSLDIYCKLLFEGDQLPGYGWVFPMGGGRFNIGLGYVNSYRKWQSINATQFLGEFLRTLPAEWELPGIDELKKNKSVRAWRLPMGFTAWPPWRPGVLFAGDALGAGKPASGAGISKALESGLVAGESAVAALTNGGPDDFTNYQQRLEASWGREYRRGRIFHRLIGHPKVAETGLKLLDNAAFRDRLLKGLYKKAQGPQHSY, from the coding sequence GTGACGCAGCGATTCGACGTGGCGATCTCTGGCGGGGGGCCCGCAGGGTCGGCGGCAGCGTGGCAGGCGGCTCAGGCCGGCGCCCGCGTGATAGTGCTCGACAAGGCGGACTTCCCCCGCGACAAGCCATGCGGCGACGGACTGACCGCACGCGCGGTCAGCTACCTGCAGAGGATGGGACTGGCCACCGAGGTCAGCAAGTTCCACCGCATCGACCGGGTCACCGTATTCAGCCCCAGTCGGTGGGAACTGTCCTTCCCCAAGCGCCCCGGCATGCCGAGCCACGGCCACACCGTCAGCCGTTCCGAACTGGACATGCTGCTGCTCAAACACGCCGAGGCCGCCGGGGTCACGGTGCGCCAGTCCGCGGAGGTCGCCGGCCCGGAGGTCGACGCCCGCGGTCGCGTCGCGGGGGTGGTGCTCAAGAGCGGCGAGAAGATCCTGGCGGACGCGGTGATCGCCGCCGATGGCGCCTACTCCCCCATCAAGCGCGCGATGAAGATCGACTCGCACTACAACGGCTATTCGGCGATCGCGATCCGCTCCGAGATGCACGCCGAACGCCCCGACACCGACAGCCTCGACATCTACTGCAAGCTGTTGTTCGAGGGCGACCAGTTACCCGGATACGGCTGGGTGTTCCCAATGGGCGGCGGCCGATTCAACATCGGCCTGGGTTACGTCAACAGCTATCGAAAGTGGCAGTCCATCAACGCAACTCAGTTTCTCGGCGAGTTCCTGCGCACGCTGCCCGCCGAGTGGGAGCTACCCGGCATCGACGAGCTCAAGAAGAACAAGAGCGTGCGGGCCTGGCGACTGCCGATGGGTTTCACCGCGTGGCCGCCGTGGCGCCCGGGCGTGCTGTTCGCCGGCGACGCGCTGGGGGCCGGTAAACCGGCCTCGGGTGCGGGTATCTCCAAGGCCCTGGAGTCGGGTCTGGTGGCCGGCGAGAGCGCGGTCGCGGCGTTGACCAACGGCGGACCCGACGACTTCACCAACTACCAGCAGCGCCTGGAGGCCAGCTGGGGCCGGGAGTACCGGCGCGGGCGGATCTTTCACCGGTTGATCGGCCATCCGAAGGTCGCCGAGACGGGCCTCAAGCTGCTCGATAATGCCGCGTTTCGGGACCGGTTACTCAAAGGCTTGTACAAGAAGGCACAGGGGCCGCAGCACAGCTACTAG
- a CDS encoding toll/interleukin-1 receptor domain-containing protein → MRYDGFISYSHAADGELAPALQRALQRMAKPWYRRRSLEVFRDETGLSVDPHLWGAIVAALDDSEWFLLLTSPQAAASEWVNREIEHWKSHRSVDKILPVLTEGHWEWDAAAGDFTANSDAVPPALRGVFTDEPRHLDLRWARQEKQVDLHNSRFRNAVAELAAPLHGRSKDEIEGEDVRQHRRTVRITWAATIALALLTVAALVGAGVAVRNAQHAEQRRIQAEAQRLAAQSQSELERPDLAFLLAAHGYRLDAGVRTQSALLTAVANHPEIKMRIGADAPVTAVATSAASDRVWIGTADGGLTVHRFSDGAELARADELFAREVVAMYPGGAGSDTVVVTDGAVVLTLDADLALRQTRTPGQAVQSLAVEAKTGRVAAGTGDGHVIVWEPGQSEPTETLTASGAVADGEFSWVTALAWTPDGGLIAASADGSFRRFDPGAADAPVWEQRDAAAPGGWVSAIAVVADGTVVTGATDGTVGFWSGGDGALTDAGLTALHLDSVTALAATGDPAESGSVASVSDDGSLVYWNHLSGAQPLAPLRVDEQAVTAVAWDPANPAHGVTGGRAGGVVLLDYGDDARRPLARPVEGWTRAVAVALAPEGDRLAVVRDDGASTSQLVLTGADQPDPNSRSVPVDGTVEQLALTPDGNLALAGTGDGAVAVWDGTAGATTVTEVAPGQVVSRLAVAADGTTVATGAQHLDDTSGGPATVQLWRLEGRELLAQHQIEAPRFGYGLAFTPDGTALVIGGAGEFLIHPIDAGEPVRVDLGDDWTRSLAVSPDGATVAVGLGSGPVRLFDVRTGETTGDDLRVAARVTDLAFGADGTQLVTVSQDGSFIVWDVAGRSRLSDRALTVAGPGAAATGRLQTSLGLAPDRAVTATAADGLLVQWSLSPEDWIAEGCRVHRRDLTAAEQDRYDLQGAPPICAP, encoded by the coding sequence ATGCGCTACGACGGCTTCATCTCGTACTCCCACGCGGCGGACGGTGAACTGGCGCCCGCCCTGCAACGGGCCCTGCAGCGGATGGCCAAACCGTGGTACCGGCGACGCTCGCTGGAGGTGTTCCGGGACGAGACGGGGCTGTCGGTGGACCCGCACCTGTGGGGCGCCATCGTGGCCGCGCTGGACGACTCGGAATGGTTCTTGCTGCTGACATCCCCGCAGGCGGCCGCTTCCGAATGGGTCAATCGCGAGATCGAGCACTGGAAGTCGCACCGCTCCGTCGACAAGATCTTGCCCGTCCTGACGGAGGGCCACTGGGAATGGGACGCCGCCGCCGGCGATTTCACCGCGAATTCCGATGCGGTCCCACCGGCGCTGCGGGGCGTGTTCACCGACGAGCCGCGCCATCTCGACCTGCGCTGGGCCCGGCAGGAGAAGCAGGTCGACCTGCACAACAGTCGCTTCCGGAATGCCGTGGCGGAGTTGGCCGCACCGCTGCACGGCCGCAGCAAGGACGAGATCGAGGGCGAGGACGTTCGCCAACACCGACGGACCGTCCGGATCACGTGGGCGGCCACCATCGCCCTGGCGTTGTTGACGGTGGCCGCGCTGGTCGGGGCCGGGGTCGCGGTCCGCAACGCACAGCACGCCGAGCAGCGACGCATCCAGGCCGAAGCGCAGCGCCTGGCAGCACAAAGTCAATCCGAACTCGAACGTCCAGACCTCGCCTTCCTGCTGGCCGCACACGGATACCGCCTGGACGCCGGGGTGCGGACCCAGAGCGCCCTGCTCACCGCGGTGGCCAACCACCCCGAGATCAAGATGCGGATTGGCGCCGACGCACCGGTGACGGCCGTGGCCACTTCCGCTGCCTCCGACCGGGTGTGGATCGGCACCGCTGACGGCGGTCTTACGGTGCACCGCTTCTCCGACGGTGCCGAACTGGCGCGCGCCGACGAACTGTTCGCCCGCGAGGTGGTGGCGATGTATCCGGGCGGCGCCGGTTCCGACACGGTGGTGGTCACCGACGGCGCCGTCGTCCTGACCCTCGACGCTGACTTGGCGCTACGGCAGACCCGCACACCCGGGCAGGCGGTGCAATCCCTTGCCGTCGAGGCGAAGACCGGACGGGTGGCCGCCGGTACCGGCGACGGTCACGTGATCGTCTGGGAGCCAGGACAATCCGAGCCGACGGAGACGCTGACGGCGTCGGGCGCCGTCGCCGACGGCGAATTCTCCTGGGTCACCGCGCTGGCCTGGACACCCGACGGCGGGCTGATCGCGGCCAGCGCCGACGGATCGTTTCGTCGGTTCGATCCGGGCGCCGCGGACGCGCCGGTCTGGGAGCAACGAGACGCGGCCGCACCCGGCGGGTGGGTTTCGGCCATCGCCGTGGTGGCGGACGGCACCGTGGTCACCGGTGCGACCGACGGGACGGTCGGGTTCTGGTCCGGGGGCGACGGCGCCCTGACGGACGCCGGTCTCACAGCGCTGCACCTTGATTCGGTGACCGCGCTCGCCGCGACCGGCGATCCAGCGGAGTCCGGTTCGGTGGCCTCGGTGTCCGACGACGGGTCGCTGGTCTACTGGAACCACCTCAGTGGCGCCCAACCGCTGGCGCCGTTGCGCGTCGACGAGCAGGCGGTCACCGCCGTGGCGTGGGACCCCGCCAACCCGGCACACGGGGTCACCGGCGGCCGGGCCGGCGGGGTGGTGCTGCTCGACTACGGCGACGATGCGCGTCGACCGCTCGCACGGCCGGTCGAGGGATGGACCCGCGCCGTCGCGGTCGCCCTGGCCCCGGAGGGCGATCGGTTGGCCGTGGTCCGTGACGACGGCGCGTCGACGAGTCAACTGGTTCTCACCGGCGCGGATCAACCCGACCCGAACAGCAGATCGGTGCCCGTCGACGGCACGGTGGAACAGCTCGCCCTCACCCCCGACGGCAATCTGGCGTTGGCGGGCACCGGCGACGGTGCTGTCGCCGTCTGGGACGGTACGGCCGGGGCGACGACGGTGACCGAGGTCGCGCCGGGTCAGGTGGTCAGCCGGCTCGCCGTCGCCGCCGACGGCACCACGGTGGCCACCGGGGCCCAACACCTCGACGACACCTCGGGCGGGCCGGCGACTGTCCAGCTGTGGCGGCTCGAGGGCCGAGAGTTACTGGCACAGCATCAGATCGAAGCCCCGCGGTTCGGCTACGGGCTGGCCTTCACCCCGGACGGGACGGCCTTGGTGATCGGCGGCGCCGGCGAATTCCTGATCCATCCGATCGACGCCGGCGAACCGGTCCGGGTCGATCTGGGCGACGACTGGACCCGCTCGCTGGCGGTCTCGCCCGACGGCGCAACCGTGGCGGTCGGTTTGGGCAGCGGGCCGGTGCGGCTGTTCGACGTCCGCACCGGCGAAACCACCGGCGACGATCTTCGGGTGGCGGCGCGGGTCACCGACCTGGCCTTCGGGGCCGACGGCACGCAACTGGTGACGGTGTCCCAGGACGGCAGCTTCATCGTGTGGGATGTGGCCGGCCGCAGCCGATTGTCGGATCGCGCACTCACCGTGGCCGGGCCCGGCGCGGCGGCGACCGGACGTCTGCAGACCAGCCTGGGCCTCGCCCCCGACCGCGCGGTGACGGCCACGGCCGCCGATGGGCTGCTGGTGCAGTGGTCACTGTCCCCCGAAGACTGGATCGCCGAAGGGTGCCGGGTCCATCGCCGGGATTTGACCGCGGCCGAACAGGACCGCTACGACCTACAGGGCGCCCCGCCGATCTGTGCGCCGTGA